CTTACACCTGCCTCCCCCTTTCAGAGAATTCAGTGTCAAACCAGCTCCCCCATCAGCCCCTCTCATCCCCCACTGCCTGTCTGGCCTCTCCTCTCACCCCCTGTTCCTTCTCCAGCCCGTGTTGATGTTGAATGCTCATTGTGCTCAGCTACAGTTTCAACCTTTTGGTTTGCTTGGGGAAACAAACATTAAGCCTCTGCATCAAATAAAAGTGGAACTACAGGCAGATCACAACACACAGGAACTTATTTTAATCTCGAAAGCAGTTTGTACTTTGCAAAGGGCAAAAATAAGCTACCTCTCAATACCTGCAATATCCTAAAATACACCAGTTGATCCAATAACACCAGCACATCCTGAATATTTCCCATCCAGCAGGGTGAAGCTGGGCCCCATTCCTTACCAGGATACACTGCAAGAGCACTGGAAAGACCCTGTATAAAGACAGACTTTACCTCAGGGCAACTCACCAAGATTAAGAAAGGCATTCTCCAAATCTCCCTTGACCTCCTTCTTGATGCTCTCCAACATATCATAGGGGCTGTAGCTCTTGTACCTGTCAAACACTGGCACGAGAGAGAAAATGGGTGAAACCAAAACCAGGCCAGGAACTGGCAGAAATAACCACCCAAAGCAagaacagagacagcagtgcAGAGACATGGGATCAAAAAATATCTATTCGAGTCCTTCTGAGAGCTTTATCTTAAACACAGCCCATGTTTGCCAGCTAATAGTAAAGCTCCCATGCCATggcctttttgttttccttgaacacctccataATTTGGACACCTCCTTAATCCTGTACTAGTATTTTTTGAAACAACAGGGATTTAGGCCCTGAAGGGTCTTCCAATGGCTTTTCCCATGGGCTGCTTACAGCAATCTCAGAGCAGCTTTGGAGAGCCTGCACTGTCAGAGTTAAACACATGATGTAGACTGAGCTACCCTGGCACAGAGGGAAGAGCTAAAGGACTTCTCAAGGTCTCCTGCATCCATGTTTTCTAGATTtgtaacatttttgttttcagcctATGTGACATATAATTGAGCATTGCTATACCTGTGTAAAAAAGACCTGTACACAGATGCAAAATGTGAGAATAATACATCCACAGAAATAactattttttgaaaaaaattaacatcttTGAGATTAATTAAGATTTACAACATCTCATATGTTTCATGACTGCTTCTCATGCTCATTTCAATCATACCTGGGACAAAATAGTTCCCATTTCATTGTAACTTtctcttacagaaaaaaaaaaatcttcaataGTACCTTTCTGCAGGTGGGGGACACTTCTTTCAGTCATAATGTTGATCCACTTGGGAACATCAGTTCCCTTTCTCTTCACACCAGCATCATAGAGGTCCTGGGGttagaaggaaaagcaaaattgtAAAAATCAGGAGTTATACAAGAAGCCATTGCAGATGTGAATAATCTCCTGATTGGAAAAACAAGCACTACTGGAACTGTGGCTGTGGGAGAAACAAAAGAACACGTTTGGGCAGGTCACCAGGACAACATCTATGGATCTAATCTGAAACTAAATACTTTGGATGTACCACTACCTACAGTTCTCCTCCGTATTTAGCTCTGTGTCCCtcagcagaattgctcctggCAGACACAGATGTACTACACAAGCATCAGAAGCCACTGAGCTCATTGCAATGTCCATGTTTCCTTTTGTTAAAGGTTCTCTCTTCATATTCTTAAGGAAATACCAGAGAGCTCCTGCAGAGGTTCTGGTGGGTACGTAGCCTGTGAAAACTGCTAACTGCAGTACCAGGATTGCAGGTGATATCAATACATTGATGCCAGGCCAACATCACAGTGCAAACAATCTGACACACCCCCTCCTACTGCCACAAAGGCTCTCCACTGCCACAGGATTTGTACATTCAGTGTCCCCCAAAGCTTGAGCCACTGAAGATATTTAATAACCAGCACTTACCCTGGCATCTTGGTCAATCAGCTCATAATCAATCACAGAGGTATCTTCACACCTTTTGCCCTTCAAACAAGGATATCAGTATTTAGAAGAGGTTTCACAGAATGTAAGCAGTGTGCTATGTGcatattcctttctttttaattttttaatctaaCTTTGATAAATGAATAAAGAATGCTCCATCCCCACTATGAAGCTGCTGCTATTCATGCTGCATTTCTGTCAAAACAGTTTGCCCTTCAACTTGGAATAGTTTTTCCCCTAAAGTCAGTGAAAATACAGggaaatttaaaagtaaatttaaaagtgttttaCTGGCAGCCATCAGGCAGTTACCAAAGAGCAGGCATGTTTaggaaatgtggaaaaacaCGAGCAGACCCACCTTGGCCAGGGCAACCATGAGCTTGCGGAAGTCACCAGATGTGTCTGATATGatgtccttttccagctctgtCTTGTACACTAGAAAACACAACATTCTTCTCCAGTAAATGGTGTCCTACAAATACACCTTCACAAGGAAGCCAGCTGCTAATTCCTGTGTTTTATGCAGATAAATGAACAGCTACAACCTCACATGGAGGTTGATGCAGTCACACATGGAAGATGATGCAAACGAGTGCAGGCTTGCCTACATCAAACCCAACGCTGCCACCAGCCAGCCATGAGGACCAGCAGTCTGCCATGGGAAGAGACCAGGAGAACCTGAGACTACTAAAACGAGGGGGAATATTGTTTTAAGCTCAGTGTCCTGCTAGATCATTCTTAGCTTGATGTTTGCTTGTTTGATAAACAAAGCATTTAGGCCTTCTCATCTCATGGGTTTATGACTGGACAACTACAGTTACAAGTTGAATGCAAGAGACCAAAAGCCTTTAGGATAAATCCAAGGAATGCTCTGTGTGATTCTGCTCTGGTGTCTAAACATTTTCATTGCTTTCCAAGCGGTCATACCTTATACTGCTCCAAAATTACAGTCTCTTTCCAACAGCAACCTCATCTACAGCAGCAACACTCTCTGTGCCAATACATGTTATTTCTTTTGACACTGGCCCTTATGATGATTGGTTTTGCTTGTCCTTTCTGGCTCAGCCAGCACCTCACCAGCAGTGCCTGACAATCCGTGTGTCCCAGCACACGGTGATTTGCTGCATTTCAGGCTGCTTGTGGGGAAGCTCAACTGGAAGCTCAAGGTAAAAAACAGGACAGCTGAATTGTGATAAATCCAACAAGAATGGGCCCATGTAAAAACACCAGGAATATTATAGGACAAGTAATCTTTCTGAGGATGGATCTTGGAGCACTCATACCTACTTACAATCAACTCTGAATTTTAGTTTCCATCAGGTAACATGCTTTAGAAAAGTTGAAAAACAGAATATATGCTTTaatgaagttttatttcatGTCTTTTCTGGCAGATCTACCCAACAAGCTTACCAGCATGCTTCAGTGGATTTCAGATTCACCTACTTACTACATAAGTGATCCCAGAATCCACAAATCTAACATCATTATTCCTGTCACTATGCATAGAATGCTGGTAGCTTATAAAAGAAATTCATTTAGACAACTTGTGTGAGTGGTAAATATTCTCTAATCTGTTTGCTACCAAGCAACAAGATGGAATTATAAAACACACAGACACCCAGGACACCAGTACAAGTTATGTCCAACTGCCAGAGACTGAGCAGATTTGGGTAAGCTGTCTAATAATGACCCACTGACAGGAACTCACCCAGGAAACTCGGTGTAAAAACACAGGACATGGACACTTGCACAGTGAACTTACTTTCCCTGTAGACTCTGTTAATCTCGCTGAGCTCCTGGTTTGTTCGGGAGCAGATGATCTCGATGAGTGTGTCTTCATCAGTTCCCAGGCCCTGCAACACAGCCCAGACTCAGTCAGGAGCTACAAATGAACAGGCTTGCTGGATGGTTTAAAGATACTGTACAGACATCCTTTCTTCCACTCCAGCAGTTTCACAGTCATTCAGGGATATTTTTtgccagctgctcccaagaAGCAATATATGGAACACTTTTAGTTACCACTACTCCTCCAGTGGCTCTGAGATCCTGCAGATCTCTGGGCAGTGAGCATTTGCTGTGTCTAACACCCAGTGGCCTCCCTACCAGCACAGCTGGGTAAGATCAGCTTCTCATGGCCTAATGTGATTGTGTTCTGTCCACTGGGAGCACAGGAAGAAAGTGTGTTTAGAAATCCTGTTAGGATGCTGTTTGTTACGCCCACTGGTAACAGAATGTCATTTGTATGTGGCAAAAATGGGCATCATTTCCACAGGACTCCAAGAGCAGTAACATCTTGGGAAAAGATCTCGTGATGCAGTCTTTAGCATGTGGAAAATGGAAGCAATTAGGTGGAAAACTACCCTTTGGATAAAGTGTCTCTACTGAAAGGAGAAGAGAGGgggacaaacaaacaaaaaaccccaacttccccccccaaaaaaaataaaaccatgaacaaacaaacaaaaaagagtaAACCCAAGTAATTTTATAAAAGTGGCTTAAAGCTAAGAAAAGTAGGACAGCTTGCCACAGAATGGTTCTTGTGGGTGTCTGGTGAAGAAATGAAGGCTAACAACAGGTATggttttctaaatatttttaaaatattttgcaagaatgtgtaacagaaaaataattaactcCTCAGCAATAATTTTGCTTTACCCAACTCTGGTGCCCATGTCAGAGCTTATAATGCTCTCATGCATCCAGCCAAACTTCAGCTCAGGCCAACTCCGAGCACCAGagcaggtgctggggagctgggaaCAGCAACCCATGGGAGAGTAGAACAGTCTACATTTGGGGCCACTCTGAGGCCACTGCTTGGTCCTTGGGCTGTAAATACAACATAAATGGCACGTGGTCACCCTAAATATCGTGTATCGGGTGTAagacattaaaacaaaaaaacctcccaaactAGTGATTCCCAATAAATTATGGATAACCTGTACTTAAGCCAGAAGAGGGCAGCAGCTGATAACTCAAACAAGGGGTTTGGCCCACAGTTGAAGAGTTACCATCTCCAcagtgggtttggtttttggttttagGAGTTCAAGGGGTTTTTTGGGGCGGGGGGTGTAGTTTGTGTATTTATGCCTGTGTTTAGTGGAGGggatggttttgttttcttcttagtTTTTTAACTTCCTTCTAATTGTCTGGAGAAGTTAATTACTTGGGTTTTTGTCAGGTTCTGAATTTCAATAGACATACCTTAGTACTTGTTCTTAATTATTTAAAGTAATAACCTGATCAAGAACATTCAGAATTCAAATGATGGTTATAACTACAAGTTCCCAAACCTTAGTTGGGTTAAAAAGGTGAATGTACTGGCATGAGCACCTCCCAAGCCTTGTTTCAGTGGCTGCAGAACAGGTATTTCTGACCCAGCAATCCCTGCCTGTGACTGCAGGGGGGGAAAACAGGGACTCCCTGCTGGGCTCTTTCTCAAAAGACTCCTTTTGATGCCCCTCCTCGTGTTCTACACAGGGGCAGGTCTGGTACAGGATGTTCTTTCAAGATCAGTGATAAAATAACCCAGTAACTGGAAACAGCTGTTTAAGCCTATAAATGCTAACAGAGGATTTAATGCTCCTCTAAGAGCTGCTCTCTTAATGGTTTTGTGTACTGTGAACCTGTACATTGTTTCTAAGAGCAGTCAGCAAAGCAGCAACCAGCCAGAGCAGCCTATCAGTCACTCCTGAGCTgacaagaataattttttccttaaagagaTTTATTTAACAGTTTAAAAATCACATGGTTCCAGAATTTCTGTCATTTTGGATGCCTTGCAGTTAAGGATGCTTAAACTGcagcactaaaaaaaataacaatcagTGTACCCGTTTGGAAACTGCAGCCTGGGGTATGAAGTCCATACTCATTCTTGAGACAGTGACATCAGACTGAGAACCTTAAATTTCAAAGCTTATTTACCTTCATGGCAGCTTTCAACTCAGAGGCATCGTACTGTGCTGGTGTCTTCAGCAAGCCCAGGATCACTGCCTCCAAATGACCTGACAGAGCAGACTTGAGTGCTGCAGAAAGTtcctgggaaacaggagggacaatggaagaaaaaaaattaaagctcaCTTCTGATCTCCAGAGAATTTAACCCGCGGTGCTTAAGTCTCCAAGCCTGCAACAGTGTTTCTGACACAATTGACAAGGAAACAGAACACAAAGAGCTTTCCTTCTGTGAAAGCCTAAGAGAGAAATTAGGGCAAAGAAGCTTTTTTCTAATCCTctgaaaataagaagaaatgcACCAGTGGCTGACAAAGTGTTGGGAAGCACAGTGCAGACAcatctgagcagctctgccccagtGCTGAAGCACTGATGCTTTGTTGGAACTAACAAGCCCAGCTGGATCTGAGTTTGACTCCCTGTGGTCAGTGCTTCTCCATCTTACTCCCAGAGTTTTCCCAGTGGCACTGTattatttgtgtgttttcatCTATTATCCCAACCCTTGACTAGCTAAGACATTAGAAAACTGACTGCACAGTTATTCCACTGCAAGGTCCAGCTCCCAAACAGCTCAgctccagagaaaaaaaa
The DNA window shown above is from Pseudopipra pipra isolate bDixPip1 chromosome 12, bDixPip1.hap1, whole genome shotgun sequence and carries:
- the ANXA2 gene encoding annexin A2, with the protein product MSTVHEILSKLSLEGDHSLPPSAYATVKAYSNFDADRDAAALETAIKTKGVDEVTIINILTNRSNEQRQDIAFAYQRRTKKELSAALKSALSGHLEAVILGLLKTPAQYDASELKAAMKGLGTDEDTLIEIICSRTNQELSEINRVYREMYKTELEKDIISDTSGDFRKLMVALAKGKRCEDTSVIDYELIDQDARDLYDAGVKRKGTDVPKWINIMTERSVPHLQKVFDRYKSYSPYDMLESIKKEVKGDLENAFLNLVQCIQNKQLYFADRLYDSMKGKGTRDKVLIRIMVSRCEVDMLKIKSEFKRKYGKSLYYFIQQDTKGDYQRALLNLCGGED